The following DNA comes from Nitrosopumilus sp..
TTTAGAAGTTCTGATTGTATTGGATGTATAGCAACTAGGAGAAAAAAACCTGAAGAGACAGGTTTTGTCAAGATTGACAGTAACAACAAAATATTACAATTTATAGAAAAACCAATTTCAGATCTCCAGCAACCAGAAGCATTAGGAATTTACATGTTTAAAACAGACATAATAAAAAAGATACAAGAAAGATCTACAGATAAAGAAATAAATTTATCATTTGACATAATGCAAAAACTACCTTCAGGATCAATGCTTAGCTATGATATTGGTAATAGTGTGTGGATCGACATAGAAGGTCCAACTAAAATAATGAGAAACACAGCACTTATTCAGAGTGTGTTTACTGACATCTATGATTAAACTAACTAAAAACACGTTTTCATTGTTTGATGAAAGTAAATATTTCCTCGAAAATACCAGAATATCAATAAGACAAAAAGTATTAGAAATTTTTATTTCTTGTGTCATCATATAAGAGTAACAAATCAACAATAACAACAACAACCACTTATTTTCAAAAGTTCATAATTCTATTGCATAATTGATTATATATACAAGCGTACTGTTTTGTTATTTCTAATATTTCATCATGTTTGGTTCAGATATGTTATGTATCCAAATAATGAATATCATCTTATACATGCATTTAAGAAAATCTCAAAGCCATGAAATAAAAATACAAACATCATCATAGACGAATCAAATAATTATGACTCATAAATTATACTTAAAGAAAAAGGGTTTACAATTTAAGAAACAACAGTACAACAGTGTTTAAAATGTATATCGATTACGACCGTGTGAATTAGGTCGTACGTCTGGAATGTATGTCTCAGATGGTTTTTCATCTGGAATGTATGTCTCAGATGGTTTTTCATCTGGAATGTATGTCTCAGATGGTTTTTCATCTGGAATGTATGTCTCAGATGGTTTTTCATCTGGAATGTATGTCTCAGATGGTTTTTCATCTGGA
Coding sequences within:
- a CDS encoding nucleotidyltransferase family protein; the encoded protein is MKAIINAGGKGTRAWPLSVFVPKSMMPIEGKPLLEHIVNYLNKFNEINEIVIIYDESKLGEQVPNFFDGKSYRTKLTFRKDKLRGTGGALLECAEDLKNEDDFILWFSDNLSNLDVHGMISQFRSSDCIGCIATRRKKPEETGFVKIDSNNKILQFIEKPISDLQQPEALGIYMFKTDIIKKIQERSTDKEINLSFDIMQKLPSGSMLSYDIGNSVWIDIEGPTKIMRNTALIQSVFTDIYD